One Pleuronectes platessa chromosome 9, fPlePla1.1, whole genome shotgun sequence genomic region harbors:
- the LOC128448674 gene encoding complement factor H-related protein 2 — protein MLIKNNLTPNSTFSYLTCDKLYYTCNEGYKLVTSGWWAEAECHDRRWSVLHQCIENNTCGEVPVISNGEVRSLRSHHEEGESVTITCNKGFTGRVEQLTCRAGEWTSEGLSLTTICEPDAESCSPPPKVQHTVVVDLYQREFLSGSDVTYQCRDRFQMEGDATIRCNDGNWEKHNIVCARTFL, from the exons ATGTTAATCAAGAACAATCTGACGCCAAATAGTACTTTTAGTTATTTAACGTGTGACAAACTGTACTACACCTGTAATGAAGGCTATAAGCTTGTCACCAGCGGCTGGTGGGCTGAGGCTGAGTGTCATGATCGCCGGTGGTCTGTACTTCATCAATGCATCG AGAACAACACATGTGGAGAAGTGCCTGTGATCTCTAACGGGGAGGTGAGGTCTCTACGTAGTCATCATGAAGAAGGAGAAAGTGTCACGATTACTTGTAATAAGGGATTCACCGGCCGGGTGGAGCAATTAACCTGTCGTGCTGGAGAATGGACTTCAGAAGGACTGTCACTCACAACAATCTGTGAAC CTGATGCCGAGTCCTGCAGCCCTCCACCGAAGGTTCAACACACTGTTGTTGTGGATTTGTATCAAAGGGAGTTCCTGTCCGGCTCTGACGTGACGTATCAGTGCCGGGACCGTTTCCAGATGGAGGGAGACGCCACGATTAGATGCAACGATGGGAATTGGGAGAAGCACAACATCGTGTGTGCACGTACGTTTCTATAA